A window of the Pelagicoccus enzymogenes genome harbors these coding sequences:
- a CDS encoding prepilin-type N-terminal cleavage/methylation domain-containing protein, with translation MHKNTSKKGFTLVEIMIVVVIIGLLAAMAIPAFQKVRQDSRESAVTNDARQLASAAQQYMLENNATTVAVTYNSTTGTIAAPLDVYVRKIGTGYALSSSLGIDSTFTIGHPQMDTDGNGSTVLTFTAEGQVE, from the coding sequence ATGCATAAGAACACATCCAAAAAAGGTTTCACACTCGTAGAAATTATGATCGTGGTTGTCATCATCGGCCTCTTGGCTGCGATGGCTATCCCTGCGTTCCAGAAGGTTCGCCAAGACTCCCGTGAGTCTGCCGTTACTAACGATGCTCGCCAGCTCGCCTCCGCAGCTCAGCAGTACATGCTCGAAAACAACGCAACTACGGTAGCGGTTACCTACAACTCCACCACTGGTACGATCGCAGCCCCGCTCGACGTGTACGTTCGTAAGATCGGCACTGGCTACGCTCTCTCCTCCAGCCTCGGCATCGACTCCACCTTCACCATCGGTCACCCTCAGATGGACACCGACGGAAACGGCTCGACCGTTCTTACCTTCACTGCTGAAGGTCAAGTCGAGTAA